Proteins encoded by one window of Lathyrus oleraceus cultivar Zhongwan6 chromosome 1, CAAS_Psat_ZW6_1.0, whole genome shotgun sequence:
- the LOC127100846 gene encoding uncharacterized protein LOC127100846 — translation MIIASYNIRGCGCNAKLHSLRKLVGDSKADVCFIQETKIHAIDNFPVDSFWSDSIADWSSKWAVGRSGGILTLWKKKSFILVSSFVGEGFLGIHVLWSGFNLFLVNVYSSCFIEKKKAFWGRLVEFKAKFPDGLWCVGGDFNTVRVKVERKGISNNFNLKEAEDFEDFISSMDLVDVPLINKKFTWFNMDGSACSRLDRFLISEKLFDLWGVGGIVVGDRSISDHCPIWLNCKIVDWGPKPFKFFKGWCEHDDFIPLVRDVWKNTFRGGKASYILKEKLLAVKLKLKSWNKEVFGMLDLNVDKAVGELNSLDLVVADLAEDGLVDSVRRNREVASKEVWDTMFLRDNFLRQKARCNWI, via the coding sequence ATGATTATTGCGTCGTATAATATCCGTGGGTGTGGATGCAATGCTAAATTGCATTCTTTGAGAAAATTAGTTGGAGATTCAAAGGCAGATGTGTGTTTTATTCAAGAAACCAAGATTCATGCTATTGATAATTTTCCTGTGGACTCTTTTTGGAGTGATTCTATTGCGGATTGGAGTTCTAAATGGGCAGTGGGTAGATCGGGAGGTATTTTAACATTGTGGAAGAAAAAGTCTTTTATCCTAGTTTCTAGTTTTGTTGGGGAAGGATTTCTTGGAATCCATGTGTTGTGGTCCGGTTTCAATCTTTTCTTGGTGAATGTGTATTCCTCTTGTTTTATTGAGAAGAAGAAGGCTTTTTGGGGGAGGCTTGTAGAGTTTAAAGCAAAATTTCCAGATGGGTTGTGGTGTGTTGGTGGTGATTTTAATACTGTTCGGGTTAAAGTGGAGAGGAAGGGTATATCGAATAATTTTAATCTAAAAGAGGCGGAGGACTTTGAGGATTTTATTAGTTCGATGGATCTTGTGGATGTTCCTTTGATTAATAAGAAGTTTACCTGGTTCAATATGGATGGGAGTGCTTGTAGTAGGTTGGATAGATTTCTCATTTCTGAGAAATTATTTGACTTGTGGGGTGTGGGAGGGATTGTGGTGGGGGATAGGTCTATTTCAGACCATTGTCCTATTTGGTTAAATTGCAAGATTGTGGATTGGGGTCCGAAACCTTTTAAGTTTTTTAAAGGGTGGTGTGAGCATGATGATTTCATTCCTTTGGTGAGGGATGTTTGGAAGAATACTTTTAGGGGAGGGAAGGCGAGCTAtattttgaaagaaaaattgtTGGCGGTGAAATTAAAATTGAAGAGTTGGAATAAAGAAGTCTTCGGGATGCTTGATTTGAATGTGGATAAAGCGGTGGGTGAGCTTAATTCGTTGGATTTGGTGGTAGCGGATTTAGCGGAGGATGGTTTGGTTGATTCGGTGAGGAGAAATAGAGAGGTGGCTTCGAAAGAGGTGTGGGATACTATGTTCTTACGAGATAACTTTTTGCGGCAAAAAGCTAGGTGTAATTGGATTTGA